A window of Cynocephalus volans isolate mCynVol1 chromosome 3, mCynVol1.pri, whole genome shotgun sequence genomic DNA:
AACTTTCATATTCTTAAAAGCCTTATTACTCCAGCTCTGTATTTAGAGTCCtctttggttggggaaattagatcTATTTATAGCTCCTATACTGTCTTGACCATGGAGGGGGTCtgctctcctttttttctgatctATAACATTTCCCACTTCTTGTCACACAATGTAGATGAGGCTATAATATTTTAGAAGACTTTACAAAGACAGGAGGACAAGCAAAAGGAAGTAAGCATAGAGAGCAACATGCAGTGAAACAATTTGTCATATGAGGTCTAGTTTTAGTCTTCTTCAGCTTTGCTTTCCATCTAGGTCCTGGCTTGCCTCAAGTTGACAAAAGCCATCTTTTCCCTACCACTCAGGAGAATCTTCAAGCATAAGTAGACTCTACATTTCACACTTCATGATTGACACTGTGAATGCTGCCTACACGGGTGTGGCCTGTCTTCCACAAGAAGTCATATCTAACTATATCCCAATAGCTTCCACAAGACAATCATGTCTAGCTATATCCCAATAGTCTAATATCCTTACTAGAGATAAGCATGTGGTAGGTGGGTTGGGAACCTGTCATAGGCTTTTTATGTAAACAATTCATTTATTATATGTAGTACATTGTATGGCTTTCTAAATAAGGGCTACagtattatataatttaaaaaaatggaccaGAACTAGTAAACCTGGGTTCTAGTCTTATCTGTTAGTAAACAGTCCTGTTTTAGCAAGTCAGTCTTTCTTTAGTTTTGAGGAGAGATTTGGATATAATTAGTCAATAATTTTGACTGtaattgaactattttaagtgaTTATAACATTTGTATTTGAATCTTTCTTTTTGtgatatattagtccattttaatATGATACTGAGATATTAGGGAGGAATAAAGGCCCAATTATCATTCCAATGAAAAAATATGATCTGTTTTATAATGATATACTTTATAGGATAGATTTTCCATTATGGTGACAGGTGGGACCTACTTATAGTAAAAGGGACCATGAGAGCTTGTTATAagttttttataaagtaaatatttaccTCTTTATcacatataaatttaaatgttcttAAGCAGAATGTAATTACATGTAGTTAAATCTATATTGGGATcctatattttctacttttattacttttcatatatttgacatttctttaaaatttttaggttgaactaaaaagcaaacaaaagcacCATATATTAAAGTACCTTAAGggccggccggttagctcagttggttagagcgtgttgttataacaccgaggtcaaaggtttggatccttgtatgggccagccaccaaaaaacaaacaaacaaacaaacaaacaaaaaaaacccagagccTTAAGAGTAAATTAAGTAATTGGCTACTCTTAGTTAAGATAGACCAATTTTTTCATTCTACTTAAGTATAatctgttttttgggttttttttccccagagtgaAAAGCTTCTGTTATATGATACAGTCCAGAGTGAACTAGAGGAGAAGATAAGAAGGCTTGAAGAGGATAGGCACAGCATTGATATCACCTCAGGTAAGGGGATGCTGGGACTGTGATGTTTGAATGACACTGAATCTTTGGTTTACTGTAGTATCTCATAATATCTTAGTCTTCTAATATTAATGTTAAGTAAATGAAATGTCCCAAAggaggggaaaagggggaggCTTCTAAATAACTTTTTGTGATGTGATtgttactttgatttttttttttttcttgaccaaaaaggggatcttaacccttgacttggtggtgttagcaccacgctcacccaagtgagctaactggccatccctataaaaggatccaaacccgtggcctcggtgttatcagtaccacattctcccaagtgagccacgggccagcccaactgTTACTTTGATTTAAACTCACACTTCAGAAAGCTATAAAAAATAGAGCATATGAAAAGGGCCAAAATAGAAGTATGATAGGATTTACTATAAAAATAGTGTTGGAAGACAGCTACGGTATATGTTCTTCTCCGTCTTGAACAACTGTCGTATAGAAGAAGGAATAAAAACCTTTCTCTGTTGTTAGACAAACTTGGACAAATGATAGAAGTTATAGGGAAACAGATTTTTGTCTCACAAAGAGGAAACACATTAATAATTAGATCGGCCTAATGTGAAATTGGCTTTTTCAGGGGTGTTATGGAAAGGTTTTCTACATTGGGTGGAAGGTTTACTAGGTTATCCTACAGTTattgaatatatattattttatctgttgtaaattttatttttgtggtataGAGTAGGCATAGTGGAGTCAGATGAGCTGAGCTGTACTGCCAGTGCTCCCTCACATATGCTAGTTGGATGGCCATGGACAGGTACTTAGCTTTTCTAAATCAGTCTCCTTATCTCTAAAAGGAAAGTAATAAGAAAACCTACTTCAGAGGTAGCTTTGAGGGTTAGGTGAGACAGtgcacataatatatattttacaaagtacCTGATATCTGCTCATCAATTATTAGTCATTAAGTGCCAAATTGATTTTTTGCTTTAATAAAGGCAGAGGAAAAGTCATAAATATATAGCTGCTCATGAAATTATGTACAGTCTTATGGATAGATACATGGCTGCCAATGAAGTTTTGTAcagttttatatgtaaataaatatccaCCATGAAATTATAtagtcttttttcctcctttgatcACCAGAAATCACctaatacttaatttttatttacttgccAGAGCTGTGGAATGATGAACTTCagtcaagaaaaaagagaaaggatccTTTCAGTCCTGACAAAAAGAAGCCAGTTGTTGTTTCAGATAtccttttccacattttctatttctttctccttgATGTACATTTTTGCATTGTGCATACCTCTGTAACTTTTATTTGTACACATTGACTTTATTTACATGGTCCTGTAATAAGCAAAAGATGATTTATGAAACCAATTGAAAGCAGAGGGTATAGTTTAGTTtaagaggggtggggaggagaagaaaTTTAATCGTGATCTCAGCTTTGAAAATTAGTATGGCTTTATGGTTTATAAGGGCTTCAATGTTAAACAGCTGTTTAGTATACAACAGGATTGTTTAattcttatatataaattttaaaaacatttttaatgtttctgaaattgGAGTGTCTTTAAATTAAACTAATATGTGCATACAGTCTTAGAACTTCCTATGGTaacttccccctgcccccatccttTTCCCCTCCACTTTAAAAACTGTGATTACATTGATGGTGTATCTTACAATCAGTGATATCATAGAATTAAGAGAATATGGGTATGGCATCAGAAGTAATAGAATGTATTTATCCTGGTACTAAGTTTTTAGAAGAATGATTTGAAGTCAGAATTCAGGATGCCAAGGGATTACGTACATAAATCATTGTTCCATTCTCTGAAAAATAGAACTCTGGAAATATAATTCAAAGTGTGCTATTCTTACAGCTAAACTGACCTTGACTTTTCAACGTCCATATATAGTTTATATGCTGCAAGATCTTGATATTCTTGAAGACTGGACAACAATTAGGAAGGTATGATTAAAGAGCAATGGAACATTAGTATATTTTTATAGTCTACTTTTCAAGATGCTATGGTTTTTCACTAATACGTCAAAATATGATTATTATAAATATGCTTTGCTTTTGCAGCATTCTAAGGCAATTAATACTATTACAGATAACAGTGGACTGCAggaatattttaagaattagaGACATGTCAGCAGTTTGATTGTATTTTTTCTATAATAATGTAATTCATACTTTATACATAAGTGcagaaaagcatttatttaatttgcataataataataataataataataataatatcaccaTTCTGTGCCTAGTTCTTAGCCTGGTCCTGGTTCATAGAAGACAGaaagcagtcaataaatatttgttgaatgagggatggctggttaactcatttgggagagcgtgttgctaacaagatcaagggtttggatccccatactggccagccgctgACCTACCCCAAAGAaaattgttgaataaacaaaAGTGAACATTTGAACTCTCATGTGTCTTGCCTTCTATCATTGACCACTGAAGAATTATAGGCTTTTCTGTGGTTGGTTGAAAGTGGAGACTTATTTTCCttattaaatatttccatttttataaacttCAAAGTTGAGAGTTAGAGATTATTTCAGGTATTGATAACACCTCTAGGAGAAATCGTTATTCTTCGTGGACATTAAAAGTTTACTTAGAGCAGCTAATGgttacattttattgtatttgttattgAACTAATCAATAGTGTTGTGTATACTAAATAGATTCCAAAATGttcgagggtgcttcaaaaagttttggaaaaatagagaattaaagataatatgaatctttttatgATCTTTTGAAGCCCCCCTTGTATTTTCAGTGTAAACTCAgacaatttctttcttcctttttttttttttttattaaggcaATGGCTACACTGGGTCCACACAGAGTGAAAACAGAACGTAAGTCATTTAGTCTAAGTTGAGAAATATTCTCTATGGAGAGTTGTTAGATCAGGGTTATTAAATTATCTACACACTAAAGAACTCCCCAGTCAGTGACTTTATTTCATCAATAAACAGGAATTTTTCTGGAGTCTTTACTtcatgtaaaattttcaaaatctctggatgcagtatatttcttctttcaaagtTCAGCTACATTGCTATTGCTAATAATGGATCAgtaattcaaaatgtatttattcgATATTTTTTATAGGCCCAGTAATTCTACAGGGGAGGCGTTTGGAATTCATGGGTTGGCTTAAGGTAGTCTGTGAATCCTCCTCTAAAATTGTGTTAAAAATTTCTTGTTTGTGTGGATTTTCTGAGAAGAGAGATTAGAATGCTAACAGCAGAGTCCATCAAAGAAATTTATCCACCACTAAGATTCTGACATGCCTTAAAATTCACATCAAATTacactttcctgattttttttgaaAGTCTAAAGTTACTGCCAAAGTTGTAATAGACATTAGTGTCTAGGATAACTTTTGCTGTTTTTGCCTCATTCACTATAGATGAGATTTCCTAATCCTTCTAAAGACAATAAAGctagatttttaagaaatatgttttgaatattaaGAAAAGGAATATCTAGTCACATTCCAACAAAAAATCTATAAGAGATcaatttccattttatctttaatCCAAGGTTTCCTATAAAATTTATATCATGTCAGGAAATTGCAGTAATATTGTACTAAAGTACTGCCCTTGGGAATTAACTGTAAGGGCAACTGCCTCAATCTCTAGAACAATGGTTGAGTCTCTGAGAGTCTCACTACTCTATTTGAGTGGGTCTCTCCCCCACTCTTGATATGTTTAGCATTGTATCCTATTAgtttttttcatagcactttcctcagtttgtacttttttgtttattatttacttgtttgtctGTTTCCTGACTGGATTTTTAAGTCCACAAAGGCTAGAACGGTATCTCTTTTAgtcacagttttgttttgttttttcctagtaCCCAGCACAGTTCCTTGGGTATAGGAAGTGCTTagacaacatttattgaatgaatgaatgaatgcttatTGAACACCGTctatataccaggcactattttaggatctggggatacagtggtgaacGAAAATGGATCTCCTGGAGCCTCTTTGTGGGAGGCggaataatatatatgtaaataaataattaagatagtTACAGATTGTAATAATGGCTATGAAGGAAATATGAAGTTGACAAatattgacagtcaactctgtaccccacaaatatgtataaattaaaaaaaaagtaatatgaaGTTGTGGTGATGATTAACTGAGGAGTGGGTATAATGGTTGGGGAAGACCTCTATGAAGGGGTGACATTTGAATGATGAAGAGCTGCTTACTTATGGTATGCTCTTGACAATGTGTTTCCatagagaacattttttttttttctgcatgagTTTATCTGACTAACGCCAAACCATTTCTGGGATTTAAAAATGGAAGTTCTACTTAGGACATTTCCTTTTTAGAAAGCCTGAGaaacattcaaaatatatattaaacttCTTTGGAAGTGTCAGATGCCTGCAGGAGAGAAAATATGGAAAGTATACTTTTCAGTGGAGATATGgcaattaatgttttaaatactaCTTAAAATTGGCACTAGTAATTGATAATGTACCTGCTTCCCCTTCTGGCACTTTTCCTGTTAAttgatgatttttttgtttattgtttagcTTTGTTTGGTAGTTATATTAAAAACTCAGTGACTTAtataaaagaatataagaaatcaaattctcttgtttttattatcttttaggtttgttatctaagaaatatttttagtgggttttttttttttaacatatatgcATGGATTGGTGCTAATTCTTAATGTTCTGACCCTTTTGTTGTTCTGACAACATCTTATTAATGTAACAGTTTTTGAACTGATCCCTTTAGCACCCGTGAAGCTGGAAAAACATCTGCACAGTGCTAGATCTGAAGAGGGAAGACTATATTATGATGGTGAATGGTATATACGTGGACAAACAATATGTATTGATAAAAAAGATGAATGTCCTACAAGGTAAAACGCCTTGGTCATTTCAGTGTTGCTGAGTATTATAGTTTACAACATTGTTGTCCATAAGTGTTTGCTGCCTCTTTAGTGCATTCATAATATGTAGTTACATTCATATAGTTGATCTTTGAACAACTTAGGTTTGCactgcacaggtccacttattgcagattttttcaataaatatattgcaaAATTTTTGGTTAGGCATGACATAGaaaacagttaagtagcctacctaGCAGTAGGCTATTAGTAAGCTATTGAGTACTTAACAACTTAACTACTacttaagttttgggggagtcaaaagttatgcCTGGCTTTTCAACTGCTCAGGGGTCAGCACCCCTAACCTGAGTTGTTCATGGGTCAACTGTACACTAGTTGTCtgtggatcctttttttttttactttacatgTGATTTGATTACATGTGTATATACCAGTGTTAATATTATACAGCAGACTTCATCTTGTTTATGAATAGAAGTATTAACACGAGTGAAAATGTTGGAATTATTTAGCCAGGTAAGTGATCCTATATGTTAATTCTTTAGTGACTGAATTGATATGATCCTAATAGAATGACCTTTAAGCCAGACTATCATGAATTTTTGGTGGACCTATTAATCCTTAACTGTTTTTGGTGTGttataatattttggataaaaaGAATTCACATCAATTAGAgtaggaaagaaatggaaaatgaaaacctTCAGAGTAATAGTAATTAAAGAGTAACTTGAAAACAAACTGCCTTTTAAAAGTCTTAGTTTGTCTAGGcttaaataaagtttatataattatttatatagtcTTCTAAGTTTTGTTTGTGACCTTTTGAAAATGTTGATGTTAATCACTGCTTTTATTCCTTCAGAAGTTTAGGATTTAAGTACTAAACTTCTACagtaagaaaatatctttttctaggGATCAGTGGTAAATAAAGCATTTGAGTTTAGTCTAGAATACTCATTTTCCAGATACAGTAGTTTTAATTGGATTataatttcatctttaaatttttaggATTCCAGGAACATTGTGTGTGGTAACTTTTCTCATAGAAGCTCATTGAGCTGATTTCTGGGTTATATATAATACTCCTGaattcttctctttattttattgcttttgagaCATTTTACTACCGCTTAGCATAAAAAGGTAAAATAGCATAAAAGAGCataaaacagaaatctatttttaaaaaagtttctatGTAAagattaataatgtaaaaaaaaaatttgtttaactaCCATAGATGGTTTGACACTGGGAATTAGGGATTAGTATTTGAAAGATTTCCTATAGCCAAGGCTGATATGAGTTGGGTGTGTATAATGCCATATAAGTAGTGCTGTTTTTTTTAgccccactgtttttttttttttttttttttttgtggggtgtGGTGAGGTGAAGTAGGAACAGTATGCATTTAATAGTTCTAGTAGAAAGTAAAGTAAATTTTATCAACTCTATTAAGAAAGGAAGTTATCTGTTTAGTGTTGCTGAATGTGTTATTTTTGATAGCATGTCTGTTGGTAAGACAGTAAATGCCAATTATATACCTGAATCTACTATTGTAGTCCAGATATTTTGGTTTTATAGCTAGTAATTTAAAACAGTTGAGGAGGCATattgtaattaattaattcattcttttttttttttttttccctttttagtgCCATAATTACAACAATTAACCATGATGAAGTTTGGTTTAAGAGACCTGATGGAAGCAAATCTAAGCTTTACATTTCACAgttacagaaaggaaaatattcaatTAAACATTCATAATTATGATTTAAGTGTTATCTAAATCTACCTTATTAGTGTTACCAAGTGTGATGTGCCACAGGagtaaaaaatgtattcaataaCTTAATATTCTCATTGAATCATGAGAGAATGTATATTTGTAGGTAGTACTCTAAGTAGACCTCATATTGATATGttattaaaagaaatagtaaTAAAAGTTTAATCATGATAATTACATTTATTTGCCTCTTAGGTCCAATGACCAATAGGTATATATGGAAGGGTTTctttctaaacatttttctttggtttttaaaaaagtcgtgcaaatttgtcttttctttagtGAACTATGACTACATTTATCTCCAATTTAAAGAATTTCCCATATCTTTGCCATTCATCATGTGTTTGTAAATAAGACTGATAAAATGTTTCCTGTAAATGGTTTGTATTAGTCCTTTAGTGTTAAATCAGAATtgaaatttaaacatatatatgtgaGTATGTATATACGGCATCATCAGCTTATTTAGAACCGATGACATTACTTTACGATCTTGTTTTACCCCAAATTAAGCTATTGAGTTTGAAAGCTAAAAGGAGCACTTTTGTAGAATAGcagctttccttctcttcttccttgatTGTATGGCGATGACCTatttttacaaattatacttaaTGTTAATTAGTAAAATTAGTGTCAAGTGATAACATGCTTCTACTTTTATTTCTTGTGACCCTTTAGAGGGTAGGTATTTATACCTGGTATTTATGACACAGTATATAATTAGTGAACAGTAACTGACAGTATTGTGGTGCTTGCTGTACATGTCTGATCTTTTGAGAGATTTTTAGTAAGCATTTTCCAGAGGTAAAACTAGGTTTTCCTAGAAAAACTATTTTCCTAGGGCAAAATAGACAAGGATAATTTCCTTGAATCTATTccgaaattaatatttttttctttggtgttttcaCCTTTAAGGCCATTTGGTGCAATTTAGAAAGTGTTGGCCCACCTTCCCTTAGCCACAGTCAAAATTAATTTCCAAAGCCTCAGGAACAGTACAAAGAATTGAAACCCTCAATACAACAGGACAATTGACTAGTATATATTTAGGGTACAGCCAAATCAGGTATTCCTGAGGGTCTTGTGCACTTTAATTTCTGTTACAATAAGGCTTaagaagatgaggaagaaagcTACATATTAACACTTAGAGCAGGAGTACCTGCATGATTCCGTTTGTTTTCCTACTATTTAACCTCTGCAAACATCTTCCTGTGCAAATCACTACTTCACAGTTGccaaattttaaagtatttgactTCTGAAATACAATATCAGCAAAGTTATgctactttgttttgtttctaattaACTTTAGCAAGTGTACATAATGTCAGAATCCAATAGTATTTGACAGCACTTATGTATACAATGTTTGATAAGCATTTTTAataagatttgtatttttaaatttagtatataataaaaagatgTTTGAGTGTCATTTGTAGTGTCTTGAATTACTTATGCATATTtagttcttttattatttataagcTGTCCACTTCTAAGAAGGATTTGACCCAATTAACACTAATAGATGTGGGGTGCTAGAGTGCTGCACAAATGTTTCTGCTTCCCTAAACCACAATTCAGCCTCTGTTGGGGTATATTTAGATGTTCAAGACAGCTAAGGTatactaaattaaaatatatatagacatatatattgtgctttaataaaaatgtagTGTGCAAGTTctgaaattctaaataaaaaatctttattttaaaaactatgattTAGTATATTTACTTTCAAAACTTTaatatttatatcatatataCTATTCTACCATAATATTAGGATGCTGGTAGGCATATGTTTGTCTATGATTAAAGtactataaaatgtattttgtttttgcagtTTGCCATTGGACTTCTGGTCATAAAGTTTAATTTAGGAGAATTGTTAGGAACTCTGAAATGTGATGTAGCAGCAGCTGCTATTGCTACTATGTTTATAATCAGCCTCTATCTTAGGATCGATTTCTGGGCCTTTCTTGTCAGAGCTCCCAGTTTTTCATGTTCAGTTCATCCCTTCCTGccatttcccatttttaaaaagtatctagtTATCACTAATCCAATCCATCAACTGATAATTATTAGTGAACATTAATGGCACGTTACTCGTTTTGTCCATTTTCTCATTGTTCATATTGGTGGGTTGGGCACTAAGGACTTTTCATTGCAGCCTTCTTCAGGTAAACATTGTTCTGATGTACATATTGTGACTCAGAACTCCACTTACAGAACCAAGTACACCTAATTGATAATTAAAAAGAACAGGGAAGTTGGCTGTTATTTCTAAAATCTCGTTTTTGGACCCAGTAAATCTAGTACAGGAAAATTGAACTAAAATGAATTTCTCTTGTAAGGATGCATGAATGAATACATTAGTTAGGACTTACATAGTCTGTTGCCAAATGGAATGCAGACTATTTTAGTtgatgaagatgaagaaatgtaaaatatttataaaaagaacatGAAGGCTCAGAATGTGGTGACAGAAAAATGCATATGTTCCTTATATTGTCTATGGATGAAAGGAGTTGTGGCTGTTGCGTCAGGTGGGATTTAACGGGCAGTTCTCCATTGGTTATTGTGGGCCAGAGTCTTGCCCTCTTCTTCATAGGCCCAGAAACTTGAGCTTTATCTGTATgccctgttatgggctgaattgtggcctcccaaactcatatgttgaagccctaaccctcagtacctcagaacgTGACTGTATTTCAAAGAAGTGATTGAGTTAAGATGAGGGTGGGTTCTAATCCAGTCCGACTGGTATCCTtattaagaagaggaaatttggacatataAACACCAGAGGTGTGTGCACAGAGAAAAGGTCATGTatgacacagtgagaaggtggccatctgcatgTCAaagaggtctcagaagaaaccaaacctgctgacaccttgatcttggacttctaacctccaagactgtgagaaataaatttccattgtttaagccagccagtctctggtattttattattgtagCCGTAGCAAACTAATACATGCCCCAAAGTGACACCTCTGGGCAAGTTAGAGTGATTAATTTATTAGTGGATTGAAGTGTACAGTGAGTGTCAATTTAATAACTTATATTGGGAAGTAATAGCTGAGCAGACTGGACTTCTTCAGTCAACTAGTTGGCACATTCCTTCTAGAAAAATTAGTGTGAAAGCAAAATTGTAATCAGAAGATTGCTTTGTTTTAGCGACACTTAAGGGATTCACCAATTTTTTGGTGAAGGTGCCTCCTTCCTGGTATTGTGCTGGACACATTGCTATAATCTTacttttgagtttcttttttcttgatgcTCTGTTGACCAAGATGTCACCTTTGTTTACATGTGCTGTGCAGGCCTTCCCACAGCCCGCCTCtagtttcttattctttttttttccttaaaagatgaccggtaaggggatcttaacccttaacttggtgttatcagcaccatgctctcccaagtgagctaaccggccatcctatatatcttatatagggatctgaacccatggctttggtgttatcagcaccacactctcccaagtgagccacgggccggcccttagttTCTTTCTAGACCATGCACCTTGCCTCTCTGTCCAGTTTATTGGGTGAGAGGAGCCCCTGACTCGTGGGCAACCAGTGATGataatatttgaaatttgaattCCTGCCATGTGCCAGAAACTGTATTTAGTGAATAAACTGAAagtcattatttaatatttttcatattcaaaACAAAATGAGCATAAATGTAAGAATTCTGATATGTTTACTCTTTATATATTTGCCATATATTGGGAATTTCTGGCCATTATGTTTTTCTCAaggtatgagaaaaaaaatactgtggcAGAACTTGTATTTTGAATGTTCTAAAACAGTTGATTATCTCAAATGGCTAATCTTTCCGAAAAATATGCATATGTTTAGCTGTAGAAAGCTAAAATGTATAA
This region includes:
- the BRMS1L gene encoding breast cancer metastasis-suppressor 1-like protein isoform X1 produces the protein MPVHSRGDKKETNHHDEMEVDYAENEGSSSEDEDTESSSVSEDGDSSEMDDEDCERRRMECLDEMSNLEKQFTDLKDQLYKERLSQVDAKLQEVIAGKAPEYLEPLATLQENMQIRTKVAGIYRELCLESVKNKYECEIQASRQHCESEKLLLYDTVQSELEEKIRRLEEDRHSIDITSELWNDELQSRKKRKDPFSPDKKKPVVVSGPYIVYMLQDLDILEDWTTIRKAMATLGPHRVKTELFELIPLAPVKLEKHLHSARSEEGRLYYDGEWYIRGQTICIDKKDECPTSAIITTINHDEVWFKRPDGSKSKLYISQLQKGKYSIKHS
- the BRMS1L gene encoding breast cancer metastasis-suppressor 1-like protein isoform X2; this translates as MPVHSRGDKKETNHHDEMEVDYAENEGSSSEDEDTESSSVSEDGDSSEMDDEDCERRRMECLDEMSNLEKQFTDLKDQLYKERLSQVDAKLQEVIAGKAPEYLEPLATLQENMQIRTKVAGIYRELCLESVKNKYECEIQASRQHCESEKLLLYDTVQSELEEKIRRLEEDRHSIDITSELWNDELQSRKKRKDPFSPDKKKPVVVSGPYIVYMLQDLDILEDWTTIRKAMATLGPHRVKTEPPVKLEKHLHSARSEEGRLYYDGEWYIRGQTICIDKKDECPTSAIITTINHDEVWFKRPDGSKSKLYISQLQKGKYSIKHS